A genomic window from Bacteroidia bacterium includes:
- a CDS encoding aldehyde dehydrogenase family protein, which yields METSTIGTLEVRNPINNALLYSVEEASWHTIEESFERARKIQRQVQELSIEQRIAEMMKVNNYIIANREKIITRIVEETGKARFDALASELFEVLDVIDHYQKVTPKILQDQSVETPLVLMGKKSKIFYEPLGVILVIAPWNYPFYQGIVPSLLAFLAGNAVIFKPSEVTPMKGVLEDILQGSGFLKDAIQVVYGGKEVGAKLIESKPDKIHFTGSVASGKKIMEAAAKQLIPVDLELGGKDPSIVFEDVHIERTVNGVMWGSFTGCGQSCTSLERLYVHESIFDKFVETLVSKVQKLRVSSPDRNYQSPEDCDVGSMTTEFQCQIIERHLTDAVQKGARILTGGRREPGTKHFPPTVLVNVSHEMLIMTEETFGPVLPVMKFRTEEEALRLANDSPYGLGGSVWSKDIDRAIRVARKIKCGNVSINSHMLTEGNPALPFGGVKDSGFGRYKGAHGLTTFCNSKSIIIDKQSDIIEPHWYPFTTTKYKMLGEVIDSLFARPRKWIKFGLVGLKLEKVGSKEKIQ from the coding sequence ATGGAAACAAGCACTATCGGCACCTTAGAGGTTCGTAATCCCATTAATAACGCTTTGTTATACAGTGTAGAAGAAGCAAGTTGGCATACCATTGAAGAGTCCTTTGAGCGTGCACGTAAGATTCAACGCCAAGTTCAAGAACTTAGCATTGAGCAGCGAATTGCCGAGATGATGAAAGTCAATAATTACATCATTGCGAATCGGGAAAAAATCATCACCCGAATCGTTGAAGAAACCGGAAAAGCTCGTTTTGACGCATTGGCCAGCGAATTATTTGAAGTCTTAGATGTGATTGACCATTACCAAAAGGTAACTCCTAAAATCTTACAAGACCAATCAGTAGAAACCCCGCTGGTATTAATGGGTAAAAAATCCAAAATTTTTTACGAGCCATTAGGTGTTATTTTAGTAATAGCTCCCTGGAATTATCCTTTTTATCAGGGCATAGTACCTTCATTATTAGCGTTTTTAGCAGGAAATGCAGTTATTTTTAAACCCTCCGAAGTTACACCTATGAAAGGTGTTTTAGAAGATATTTTACAAGGAAGCGGTTTTCTCAAAGATGCTATTCAAGTTGTGTATGGCGGAAAAGAGGTTGGTGCAAAACTAATAGAATCTAAGCCGGATAAAATTCACTTTACGGGAAGCGTTGCCAGTGGTAAAAAAATCATGGAAGCAGCTGCCAAACAGCTCATTCCGGTAGATTTAGAATTAGGCGGCAAAGATCCCAGTATTGTTTTTGAGGACGTTCATATAGAAAGAACCGTAAATGGTGTGATGTGGGGTAGTTTTACCGGCTGCGGCCAATCTTGTACTTCCTTAGAGCGACTATATGTGCACGAATCTATCTTTGATAAATTCGTAGAAACCTTGGTAAGTAAGGTACAAAAGCTCCGTGTTTCCTCACCTGATAGAAATTACCAATCTCCTGAAGATTGCGATGTAGGGTCTATGACCACAGAGTTCCAATGCCAGATAATAGAGCGTCATTTAACAGATGCTGTTCAAAAAGGAGCTCGAATATTAACAGGAGGCCGCCGTGAACCCGGAACGAAACATTTTCCACCAACTGTTTTGGTTAATGTGTCCCATGAAATGCTTATAATGACCGAAGAAACCTTTGGGCCGGTTCTTCCTGTTATGAAGTTTCGTACCGAAGAAGAAGCTCTCCGATTGGCCAATGATTCTCCGTATGGCTTAGGCGGATCTGTTTGGTCAAAAGATATAGACCGAGCTATCCGCGTAGCCCGAAAAATAAAATGTGGTAACGTATCCATTAACAGCCACATGCTTACCGAAGGAAACCCGGCTTTACCTTTTGGAGGGGTAAAAGACAGCGGATTCGGCCGCTATAAAGGTGCACACGGCTTAACCACTTTCTGTAACAGTAAGTCAATAATCATTGATAAACAATCAGATATTATTGAGCCGCATTGGTATCCCTTTACCACCACAAAATATAAAATGCTTGGTGAAGTTATTGATTCGTTATTTGCACGCCCCAGAAAGTGGATTAAATTTGGCTTAGTTGGGTTAAAGTTAGAAAAAGTTGGTTCAAAAGAAAAGATACAGTAA
- a CDS encoding GlsB/YeaQ/YmgE family stress response membrane protein, producing the protein MFTLLSWIIIGGLSGWLAGKISKGRGFGLIGNVVIGIAGGFIGGLAFSLIGFSPTSIIGTVITCVVGALILLYFARKFR; encoded by the coding sequence ATGTTTACACTATTAAGTTGGATTATTATTGGCGGGCTTTCCGGCTGGTTAGCCGGAAAGATTAGTAAAGGGCGCGGGTTTGGCCTCATTGGTAACGTGGTCATCGGTATTGCCGGAGGGTTTATCGGGGGGCTTGCTTTTAGTCTTATCGGTTTCAGCCCTACTAGCATCATTGGAACTGTAATTACCTGCGTAGTAGGAGCACTTATTTTGCTGTATTTCGCAAGAAAGTTCCGGTAA
- a CDS encoding gliding motility-associated C-terminal domain-containing protein, with translation MKYFLTCCISVLQFYWGYTQILMVNKHDTMSIKPGGLVSVKGGVWNKPNGAFYNAGEFYIQDTVRSDGGNTFFHQSWKGTTYLNGGSQEITGNSVPKFYKLKLIGTPNSIKTLHLNAQVEDTLTLNDHEFATQQFTLYSLTTKLNAITRTTGFVSSLDTGALDRRTALNGNYLFPVGSSLGTSRYRPVIITPNTNGFNNFAVRMANIDATLETFDRNIKDSTICQVNPQYYHRIYHPSGNDSADVRVFYDATADGDFEGLAHWQHQPRWENIAPVVQLPPQNGLTSYVKTNWADFSYSPFAFINLTPLATLAIQPDSVCFKQAVTLTVHPGGLGQYILIDNASDTLYAGADTTWTIDTLAPGRHVLTVTIVKTNGCTFTTDSVVAIIHPLPIVDAGRDTFICYGEQVVLGGNPTVSGGSGSFILHWSPANALSDSTIPNPIANPTQTTLYTVTATDFYGCTKTDSILVIVNPEMFADAGRDTTVCRKTPVILGGNPSGRGGSGTLAYSWQPTHGLSDPFSPNPIAIPDSTTQYIITITDTTGCQKTDSIIVTIFQLPVIDAGNDTLICYGRAVMLGGNPTARGGSSNTFHYSWTPNTALSAPNDPNPIANPTQTTTYYLTVTDGNYCIQTDSVIISINPQISIDAGRDTVICWKEPIQLGGQPTASGGNNTFTYLWAPATGLNDPTSSNPIATPDSTTRYLLTITDGIGCPKVDTVVVTVKYLVAPTISIQGPTEFCFGDSVILTSSFADHYIWNTGDTTQSIVVSSPGVYTVTTSQYCGDTVSAPTLITVWSNPEANFGWDRDTVFAQVAVQFRDSSYADITRWFWDFGDGKGQSLEQNPLYTYTEADTYSVRLIVQNEHGCADTIIKRVPVLELPNLWVPSAFTPNGDGINDDFMVVGTGIIEYELMVFDRWGILLYTSTDLSNRWDGRKGGTDCSEGVYVYRIKAKNIREKVFNLVGTITLIR, from the coding sequence ATGAAGTATTTCCTTACTTGCTGTATCAGCGTATTACAGTTTTACTGGGGTTACACACAAATACTCATGGTTAATAAACATGACACCATGAGCATAAAACCTGGAGGGTTAGTTTCTGTAAAAGGCGGCGTGTGGAATAAGCCCAACGGCGCTTTCTACAACGCAGGAGAATTTTATATTCAAGATACCGTTCGCAGTGATGGCGGAAATACCTTTTTTCATCAATCGTGGAAGGGTACAACTTACCTAAATGGAGGAAGCCAAGAAATAACCGGAAATTCTGTACCAAAGTTTTACAAATTAAAGCTCATTGGTACTCCAAATTCTATCAAAACGTTGCACCTCAATGCCCAAGTAGAAGATACTCTCACGCTAAATGACCATGAATTTGCTACCCAGCAGTTTACGCTATACTCACTTACCACAAAGCTAAACGCAATCACCCGGACCACCGGCTTTGTAAGCAGTTTAGATACAGGAGCATTGGATAGACGAACAGCCCTAAACGGTAATTATCTGTTTCCGGTTGGTTCAAGTTTAGGAACTTCGCGTTACCGTCCGGTAATTATCACCCCCAACACCAATGGCTTCAACAATTTTGCCGTAAGGATGGCTAATATAGACGCAACACTTGAAACCTTTGACCGAAATATCAAAGATTCCACAATCTGTCAGGTAAATCCACAATATTATCATCGGATATATCATCCTTCAGGAAATGATTCGGCAGATGTTCGTGTGTTTTATGATGCTACCGCCGATGGAGATTTTGAAGGGCTTGCCCATTGGCAACACCAACCTCGTTGGGAAAATATTGCTCCGGTAGTTCAGCTTCCGCCACAAAACGGCTTAACCAGCTATGTTAAAACTAATTGGGCAGACTTTTCCTACAGTCCCTTTGCTTTCATCAACTTAACACCGTTAGCGACCTTAGCTATCCAGCCGGATTCTGTCTGTTTTAAGCAGGCAGTAACCTTAACGGTGCACCCCGGCGGCTTAGGCCAGTATATCCTCATTGACAATGCCAGCGATACGCTGTATGCCGGAGCAGACACAACTTGGACAATAGACACCTTAGCACCAGGTAGGCACGTCTTAACGGTTACTATCGTAAAAACCAATGGCTGTACTTTTACCACAGATTCAGTGGTAGCTATCATTCATCCACTACCTATTGTAGATGCCGGACGAGATACTTTTATTTGTTACGGAGAACAGGTAGTTTTAGGAGGAAACCCAACAGTAAGCGGCGGCAGCGGCAGTTTTATACTTCATTGGAGCCCGGCAAACGCCCTTTCTGATTCTACTATTCCAAACCCGATTGCTAACCCAACCCAAACTACGTTATACACCGTTACCGCTACTGACTTTTATGGCTGTACAAAAACAGATAGCATTTTAGTTATTGTAAATCCAGAAATGTTTGCAGATGCCGGTAGAGATACTACCGTTTGCAGAAAAACTCCGGTTATCTTAGGTGGAAACCCTAGCGGTAGAGGCGGATCAGGAACGTTAGCTTATAGCTGGCAGCCAACTCACGGACTTTCTGACCCATTCAGCCCGAATCCCATTGCTATACCGGATTCTACAACGCAGTATATCATTACAATAACTGATACTACCGGATGCCAAAAGACCGATAGTATAATCGTAACTATATTCCAACTACCCGTAATTGATGCAGGAAACGACACCTTAATTTGCTACGGTAGAGCCGTAATGTTGGGTGGAAACCCTACTGCCCGAGGTGGATCAAGTAACACTTTCCATTATTCATGGACACCAAATACGGCATTATCAGCCCCTAATGACCCTAACCCAATCGCAAACCCCACCCAAACAACAACTTACTACCTAACTGTTACAGACGGTAATTACTGCATCCAAACTGATTCAGTAATAATTTCTATTAATCCACAAATTTCTATTGATGCCGGAAGAGATACCGTTATCTGCTGGAAAGAACCGATTCAACTTGGCGGGCAACCTACTGCATCCGGCGGAAACAATACGTTTACATATCTTTGGGCACCTGCTACCGGCCTTAATGACCCAACATCTTCCAACCCAATTGCCACCCCCGACTCCACTACTCGCTATCTACTCACTATTACAGACGGAATTGGCTGCCCAAAAGTAGATACCGTAGTTGTTACCGTAAAATATCTTGTGGCACCAACAATTTCGATTCAAGGCCCTACCGAGTTTTGTTTTGGAGACTCTGTAATATTAACAAGCTCTTTTGCAGACCATTATATTTGGAATACTGGAGATACTACCCAAAGTATTGTTGTAAGTTCTCCCGGAGTTTATACCGTAACAACCAGCCAATATTGCGGAGATACTGTTTCTGCCCCAACCTTAATTACTGTTTGGAGCAACCCTGAAGCTAACTTCGGCTGGGATAGAGACACCGTTTTTGCACAAGTAGCCGTACAATTCAGAGACAGCAGTTATGCTGATATTACCCGCTGGTTCTGGGACTTTGGAGACGGAAAAGGTCAAAGTTTAGAGCAAAACCCACTTTATACCTATACTGAAGCAGATACATATTCCGTAAGATTGATTGTTCAAAATGAACACGGCTGCGCCGATACCATCATAAAAAGAGTACCAGTCTTAGAGCTTCCTAATTTATGGGTTCCTTCTGCTTTTACGCCTAACGGAGATGGCATCAATGACGACTTTATGGTCGTAGGAACTGGTATTATTGAGTATGAATTAATGGTATTTGACCGTTGGGGAATTCTACTGTACACCAGCACTGATTTATCAAACCGTTGGGATGGCCGCAAAGGGGGAACCGACTGTTCAGAAGGCGTTTATGTTTATCGGATTAAAGCTAAAAATATCCGGGAAAAAGTCTTTAACTTAGTGGGTACGATAACGCTCATTCGCTAA
- a CDS encoding nucleoside deaminase gives MHLALQEAERAYSIGEVPIGAVVLCQEKIIGRGHNLVEKLCDATAHAEMQAITAASNTLNSKYLNDCILFVTIEPCPMCAAALRWAQLGTLVYGAAEPKIGFSKFKPDLLHPRTQIFSGILSTESANLMQDFFKQKRR, from the coding sequence ATGCACTTGGCATTACAGGAAGCCGAGAGAGCCTATTCCATTGGCGAAGTTCCAATTGGGGCTGTTGTTCTTTGTCAGGAAAAAATCATCGGACGCGGGCATAATCTGGTAGAGAAACTATGTGATGCAACCGCCCATGCCGAAATGCAGGCAATAACAGCTGCATCCAATACTCTGAATAGCAAGTATTTGAATGATTGTATTTTGTTTGTTACTATAGAACCTTGCCCGATGTGCGCAGCAGCATTACGGTGGGCGCAGTTAGGAACGTTAGTGTATGGAGCCGCAGAACCCAAAATCGGATTCTCTAAATTTAAACCTGATTTGCTTCATCCGCGTACCCAAATATTTTCCGGTATATTATCAACAGAATCCGCAAACTTAATGCAAGACTTTTTTAAACAAAAAAGAAGATAA
- a CDS encoding YifB family Mg chelatase-like AAA ATPase — protein sequence MLVKTYSSAVYGVNACTITIEVNLGGMFGYSIVGLPDNAVKESRDRVETAIKNNKFDFPRQKIILNLAPADIRKEGSAFDLPIAIGILAASGQVECPELDRYILLGELSLDGSLQPVRGALPIAIQARKEGFKGILLPTSNADEAAIVNNLMVIPIQNLSEAVDFLNQKLQIAPKVISTRDVYAEDSNRYSHDFMDVRGQTNVKRALEVAAAGGHNILMIGPPGSGKTLLARRLPTILPPMTLHEALEATKIHSVAGKLNKTIGLLHERPFRAPHHTISDVALVGGGNHPQPGEISLAHNGVLFLDELPEFKRSVLEVLRQPLEERMVTISRAKFSIEYPANFMFVASMNPCPCGYYNHPEKECVCGPAVIQRYMGKISGPLLDRIDIHIEVTPVPFEDLTTASSGEGSATIRERVIHARNQQTQRFVNTSNIYSNAMMPPQAVREICQLDKPSELLLKTAMKRLNLSARAYDRILKVARTIADLSESVPIRVEHIAEAIQYRNLDRENWAG from the coding sequence ATGTTAGTTAAAACATATAGTAGTGCTGTGTACGGGGTGAATGCCTGCACAATTACCATTGAGGTAAATTTAGGGGGTATGTTTGGCTACTCGATTGTTGGCCTGCCGGATAACGCCGTTAAGGAAAGCCGCGACAGGGTAGAAACAGCCATAAAAAACAACAAATTTGATTTTCCTCGTCAAAAAATCATCCTAAATTTAGCTCCGGCAGATATTCGTAAAGAAGGTTCTGCTTTTGACTTACCCATAGCTATTGGAATCTTGGCAGCCTCCGGCCAAGTAGAATGCCCGGAATTAGATAGATATATTTTATTAGGTGAACTTTCTTTGGACGGTTCTTTGCAACCTGTACGAGGTGCGCTACCCATTGCCATTCAAGCAAGAAAAGAAGGGTTTAAAGGAATATTACTCCCAACCAGTAATGCTGATGAAGCTGCTATCGTAAATAACCTGATGGTAATCCCAATTCAAAATTTATCGGAAGCTGTTGATTTCTTAAACCAAAAATTACAGATTGCACCTAAGGTAATATCCACCCGTGATGTTTATGCAGAAGATTCCAATAGATATTCCCATGATTTTATGGATGTTCGGGGACAAACGAATGTCAAACGCGCTTTGGAAGTTGCTGCCGCCGGCGGGCACAATATTTTGATGATAGGCCCGCCGGGGTCAGGAAAAACATTACTTGCCCGCAGGCTTCCGACCATACTGCCTCCCATGACTTTACACGAAGCCTTAGAGGCTACTAAAATTCATTCTGTTGCCGGAAAATTGAACAAAACAATTGGCTTATTACATGAACGGCCTTTTCGGGCACCGCACCATACAATCAGCGATGTAGCCTTAGTAGGGGGCGGAAATCATCCGCAGCCCGGAGAAATTTCCTTAGCCCATAACGGCGTACTATTCTTAGACGAACTGCCTGAATTTAAACGCTCTGTGTTAGAAGTGCTTCGGCAACCCTTAGAAGAACGTATGGTTACAATATCCAGAGCTAAATTTTCCATTGAATATCCGGCAAATTTTATGTTTGTGGCCAGCATGAACCCTTGCCCTTGCGGCTATTACAACCATCCTGAAAAAGAATGTGTTTGCGGCCCTGCTGTTATTCAACGATATATGGGGAAAATATCCGGCCCGTTATTAGACAGAATAGACATTCACATAGAAGTAACCCCCGTTCCTTTTGAAGACCTTACGACAGCTTCTTCCGGTGAAGGAAGTGCCACTATTCGTGAACGGGTGATTCACGCCCGAAACCAACAAACGCAACGCTTTGTTAATACCTCAAATATCTATTCTAATGCCATGATGCCGCCACAAGCCGTTCGGGAAATATGCCAGTTAGATAAACCCAGCGAACTACTTTTAAAAACAGCCATGAAACGGCTTAACCTCTCTGCCAGAGCCTATGACCGCATCCTAAAAGTAGCCAGAACAATTGCAGACCTAAGCGAAAGCGTACCAATCCGTGTAGAACATATTGCCGAAGCTATCCAATACCGCAACTTAGACCGCGAAAATTGGGCAGGATGA
- a CDS encoding response regulator, translating into MPESKKTSIFIVEDNEAWAATLMAKLGTTAYTLNHYMSGELCIENIQLKPDIIILDYNLLGEMTGLDTLKEIKKVHPSSYVVMFSAQEEVKIALEILENGAYDYVVKGDNAVLRVKNIIKNILDGERLRADYVEVHIKLKRFQAALIGLIALIFIISGIIYFRTCPNSRVIKADPFGILGTGSCSEEEEFGSKPNSSQQTPATNPSQDTTHIQMDSTQSK; encoded by the coding sequence ATGCCGGAATCTAAAAAAACATCTATTTTTATTGTTGAAGACAATGAAGCTTGGGCAGCTACTTTAATGGCCAAGTTAGGAACTACTGCTTACACACTCAACCATTATATGTCTGGTGAGCTTTGTATAGAAAATATTCAGCTAAAGCCGGATATTATTATCCTTGACTATAACTTACTGGGAGAAATGACGGGCTTAGATACTTTGAAGGAAATCAAGAAAGTGCATCCAAGCAGCTATGTAGTGATGTTTTCTGCCCAAGAAGAAGTTAAAATAGCCTTAGAAATTCTTGAAAATGGTGCCTATGACTATGTAGTTAAGGGAGACAATGCCGTTTTAAGGGTTAAAAATATCATTAAAAACATCTTAGATGGCGAAAGACTCCGTGCCGATTATGTAGAAGTACATATTAAACTAAAACGCTTTCAGGCAGCCTTAATCGGTTTAATTGCTTTGATATTCATTATTTCTGGTATTATTTATTTTAGGACGTGCCCTAACTCTCGTGTTATTAAAGCCGATCCGTTTGGAATATTGGGAACAGGAAGTTGCTCTGAAGAAGAGGAGTTCGGTTCAAAGCCAAATAGTTCACAGCAGACACCGGCCACTAATCCCAGCCAAGACACTACTCATATACAAATGGATTCTACCCAATCAAAATAA
- a CDS encoding aminotransferase class I/II-fold pyridoxal phosphate-dependent enzyme translates to MNSLLKKIKAQKQIADELDIKLSGRKHLMKLVNNFANQYIRELPEAKSYLSKKVKTQLLTIKDETKTIDQILHIFKEEVTENGIRAASGGHIGYIPGGGIYASALADFLAAVSNEYAGVFHASPGAASIENEVINWLKKTFSYPETAVGNLASGGSISNLIALTAARDKHQVKNEKITKSVIYLSTQAHHCIQKALRIIGLEDVIIRYVPLDKRYRIDVSALETLIQNDIEKELYPFLVIASAGTTDVGAVDPLDKIATIATKYNLWFHVDAAYGGFFVLTSRKDILKGIEKSDSLVVDPHKGLFLPYGLGAVLLKDAKAVLHSNNYSANYMQDVISDDLVKSPAHVSPELTKHFRGLRLWLPLQLHGIKPFIACLEEKLLLTEYFRKNLKKMGFSIGPKPDLSVSYFWYPFSQNENEFNKRLMHHIHQEGTVFLSSTSLDGKFVIRMAILSFRTQKSTIDKGLKMIQSCFQKTVKEFKKSAKS, encoded by the coding sequence ATGAACTCTTTGTTAAAAAAAATTAAAGCCCAAAAACAAATAGCGGATGAGTTAGATATAAAGCTATCCGGTAGAAAGCATTTGATGAAATTGGTAAATAACTTTGCCAATCAATATATTCGTGAGCTTCCCGAAGCGAAATCCTATCTAAGCAAAAAGGTAAAAACGCAGTTACTAACGATCAAAGACGAAACAAAAACGATTGACCAGATATTACATATTTTTAAAGAGGAAGTTACCGAAAACGGAATACGGGCTGCATCCGGCGGGCATATTGGCTATATCCCGGGTGGTGGCATATATGCCTCTGCTTTAGCGGATTTTTTAGCTGCCGTTTCCAATGAATATGCCGGCGTTTTTCATGCTTCACCCGGCGCAGCATCCATAGAAAATGAAGTTATCAATTGGTTAAAGAAAACATTTTCATATCCCGAAACAGCAGTTGGTAACTTAGCTTCCGGTGGCTCTATTTCCAATTTAATTGCACTAACGGCAGCAAGAGATAAACATCAAGTTAAAAATGAAAAAATCACCAAGAGCGTTATTTATCTCAGTACACAAGCTCATCATTGCATCCAAAAAGCATTACGAATCATTGGCTTAGAGGATGTTATCATCCGTTACGTGCCCTTAGATAAGCGTTACAGGATAGACGTATCTGCATTAGAAACGCTCATTCAAAATGATATTGAAAAAGAATTATATCCTTTTTTGGTTATTGCTTCTGCCGGTACTACAGACGTAGGTGCAGTTGATCCTTTGGATAAAATTGCCACAATTGCCACGAAATACAACCTTTGGTTTCATGTTGATGCTGCTTATGGCGGCTTTTTTGTTTTAACATCCAGAAAAGATATTCTTAAAGGCATTGAAAAATCAGATTCTCTGGTTGTTGACCCCCACAAAGGATTGTTTCTTCCCTATGGCTTGGGTGCAGTACTTTTAAAAGATGCTAAGGCGGTTCTTCATTCCAATAATTATTCTGCAAATTATATGCAGGACGTAATCTCCGATGATTTGGTAAAAAGTCCTGCTCATGTATCACCCGAACTTACCAAACATTTTAGGGGATTACGCCTTTGGCTGCCGCTACAACTGCATGGAATAAAGCCATTTATCGCCTGCTTAGAAGAAAAGTTATTACTAACGGAATATTTTAGAAAAAATCTAAAAAAAATGGGCTTCAGTATTGGCCCGAAACCCGACTTATCTGTAAGCTATTTTTGGTATCCTTTCAGCCAAAATGAAAATGAATTTAACAAAAGGCTTATGCATCACATACACCAAGAAGGAACTGTATTTTTGAGTTCAACGTCATTAGACGGTAAATTTGTAATCAGGATGGCTATTCTATCGTTCAGAACCCAAAAATCAACCATTGATAAGGGGCTAAAAATGATACAATCTTGCTTTCAAAAAACAGTTAAGGAGTTTAAAAAATCAGCAAAATCTTAA
- a CDS encoding alpha/beta fold hydrolase → MIIERRKICLKNDFITESGFRLVTPEVAYEAYGTPGKPAILVTHGGLQDHRIAGNPAPEDLMPRHWDSLIGPNKVINTNHFWVISANFLGSMFGTCGPTSINPQTGKPYQGSFPTITLTDTVRFHKLFLEELGVNELELMIGPSTGGLQTLEMAALYPKFVKKAVAIAAAPKMPPEGIAVHLAVMNTITADPAFNNGFYDPQKTLPAMKIVAQFLKIYFIQHRILKKLIWNNFPNDATAHSQRIAAIQSFLTAGIEEQLKDRDPNSYLRILEAVNSFDLAKHANNYEAGVQRITCPLLIINIETDTEFPPFWADEAAEIIHKIRPGQVSVAHIDSDWGHLGCLKETQKITQLLNDFLAK, encoded by the coding sequence ATGATTATTGAGAGGCGGAAAATTTGTTTAAAAAATGACTTTATAACGGAATCTGGATTTAGGCTGGTAACGCCGGAGGTAGCTTATGAGGCTTACGGCACACCCGGAAAACCAGCTATTTTGGTTACGCATGGTGGATTACAAGACCACCGCATTGCCGGAAATCCTGCTCCCGAAGACCTCATGCCCAGACATTGGGATAGCTTAATTGGCCCCAATAAAGTGATTAATACGAACCATTTTTGGGTAATCTCTGCGAATTTTCTGGGGAGTATGTTTGGCACCTGTGGCCCTACTTCAATCAACCCCCAAACGGGCAAACCTTATCAAGGAAGTTTTCCCACCATAACCCTAACAGACACTGTTCGGTTTCATAAATTATTTTTGGAAGAGCTTGGTGTCAATGAGTTAGAACTTATGATTGGCCCTTCAACGGGCGGGTTACAAACCTTAGAGATGGCAGCCTTATATCCTAAGTTTGTAAAAAAAGCTGTAGCTATAGCAGCAGCACCCAAAATGCCCCCCGAAGGAATAGCCGTTCATCTTGCTGTTATGAACACCATTACAGCCGATCCCGCTTTCAATAACGGATTTTATGACCCGCAAAAAACACTCCCCGCGATGAAAATAGTGGCGCAGTTTCTGAAAATCTACTTTATTCAACACCGGATTTTAAAAAAACTGATTTGGAATAACTTCCCGAACGATGCCACAGCGCATTCTCAACGGATTGCTGCTATACAATCTTTTTTAACTGCCGGCATAGAAGAACAACTTAAAGACCGAGACCCAAATTCGTATCTACGTATCTTAGAGGCTGTTAACTCTTTTGACTTAGCTAAGCACGCAAATAATTATGAAGCGGGGGTGCAAAGAATTACTTGCCCGCTGCTGATCATCAACATAGAAACAGATACAGAATTTCCTCCTTTTTGGGCAGACGAAGCGGCTGAAATTATTCATAAAATTCGTCCGGGGCAAGTAAGCGTAGCCCATATTGATTCAGATTGGGGGCATTTAGGCTGCCTCAAAGAAACCCAAAAAATCACACAACTCTTGAACGACTTTTTAGCAAAATAG